Proteins encoded within one genomic window of Hahella chejuensis KCTC 2396:
- a CDS encoding LysR substrate-binding domain-containing protein: MSGLGARTFSTLIYFEACGRLLSFSEAARELYVTTGAVSQQIRKLEEQLGIKLFERRPSGIRLTAKGSELLTVTRQSIDAIRLTVDRLQTSTNDSAVRLTSTPSFVFKWLIPMLKEFNLSHPDIKIETYAEAALLNLSTASFDLAIDYSAGEYQNFDATLLVEEILLPVISPEYMKGANWQDPNIWDSVSLLHDAMPWPDSPRDAEWRYWLDQSGLPDAPSQQGHYFNRSDMAIAAADAGLGVALARGSLVKEELANGRLIAPLPAMPSCCNYYLITHKGKAVSRNVSELKDWLLSKA, translated from the coding sequence ATGTCAGGACTGGGGGCGCGGACTTTTTCCACGCTGATCTATTTTGAGGCCTGTGGCAGGCTGTTAAGCTTTTCTGAGGCCGCTCGGGAACTTTATGTCACGACGGGCGCGGTGAGCCAGCAAATTCGCAAACTGGAAGAACAGCTGGGAATCAAGCTGTTTGAGCGTCGCCCGTCAGGTATCCGATTAACGGCTAAAGGCAGCGAGTTATTGACCGTGACGAGGCAATCGATTGACGCCATCAGGCTGACCGTTGATCGTCTGCAGACGAGTACCAATGATTCCGCCGTCAGACTTACCTCTACGCCGTCGTTTGTTTTTAAATGGCTGATTCCAATGCTCAAAGAGTTCAATCTCAGCCATCCCGATATAAAGATTGAAACTTATGCGGAAGCTGCGCTGCTTAATCTGAGTACCGCTAGCTTTGACCTGGCCATCGATTACAGCGCAGGCGAGTATCAGAACTTTGATGCGACGCTGTTGGTGGAGGAAATCCTGCTGCCGGTCATCAGCCCTGAGTATATGAAGGGCGCAAACTGGCAAGACCCCAACATCTGGGATAGCGTCTCGTTGTTACATGATGCGATGCCCTGGCCGGATTCTCCCCGGGACGCAGAATGGCGCTACTGGCTGGACCAGTCAGGACTGCCTGACGCGCCCAGCCAGCAGGGACATTACTTTAACCGTTCTGATATGGCCATCGCTGCAGCTGACGCAGGCCTTGGAGTAGCGCTTGCGCGCGGTTCGCTGGTAAAAGAAGAGCTGGCCAACGGTCGTCTCATCGCACCGCTTCCTGCAATGCCTTCCTGTTGCAACTACTACCTCATCACCCACAAAGGCAAAGCGGTCAGCCGTAACGTCAGCGAGCTGAAAGACTGGCTGCTGAGCAAAGCGTAA
- a CDS encoding EAL and HDOD domain-containing protein: MEQILLARQPIVDASLEVVGYELLFRSNDPAAGPILDGDKATSVVLLNAFTEKSIQDVTSGHLAFVNFTEQLLMEPPPFPKDLLVIEVLESVEPTREICEALARLAKRGYTIALDDYDLHSKQEVLLEYASIVKLEFPAIDKGAFKGLVDKIRRRKKVRLLAEKIETHEDFEFCLNNGCDLFHGYFFSKPEIVTGRKMPQSKLAVLRLIAMVQNPDASFDQIVKTIVSDPPLSVKLLQLINSISFRRPQPIDSIHKAAVLLGLEQLRAWVMLLALSGIEDKPKALIVIALIRARMCEQIAATIEPEKRDTYFTIGLFSTLDAFLDRTIEEILSKLPLSAMVLDALLRGEGRAGLALRTVRLYERCDMQNIPWAQLEELGLNGPAISKLYRDSIVWADERSSLKS, from the coding sequence ATGGAACAGATACTGCTCGCCCGCCAACCTATTGTCGACGCATCGCTGGAAGTGGTGGGATACGAGTTGCTGTTTCGCTCCAATGACCCCGCCGCGGGTCCGATATTGGATGGTGATAAGGCCACTTCCGTGGTGTTGCTGAACGCGTTTACCGAGAAAAGTATCCAGGACGTTACGTCCGGTCACTTGGCGTTCGTTAACTTCACTGAGCAGTTGTTGATGGAGCCGCCGCCGTTTCCGAAAGATCTATTGGTGATCGAAGTGTTGGAGTCTGTCGAGCCCACCAGGGAAATCTGTGAAGCCCTGGCGCGCCTGGCCAAACGCGGTTACACCATCGCTCTGGACGACTACGATCTGCATAGCAAACAGGAAGTGCTGCTGGAGTATGCCTCTATCGTAAAACTGGAGTTTCCGGCGATTGATAAGGGCGCGTTTAAAGGCTTGGTGGACAAGATCCGTAGACGCAAGAAAGTGCGCTTGCTGGCGGAAAAAATTGAAACCCATGAGGACTTCGAATTCTGCCTCAATAACGGCTGTGACCTGTTTCACGGGTATTTCTTCAGTAAGCCGGAGATCGTCACCGGCCGCAAAATGCCTCAGAGCAAGCTGGCGGTGCTACGGTTGATCGCCATGGTGCAGAACCCGGACGCTTCTTTCGATCAGATCGTGAAAACCATCGTCAGCGATCCGCCCCTGAGCGTCAAACTGCTGCAACTGATCAACTCCATTTCATTTCGGCGTCCGCAGCCCATTGACTCCATCCACAAGGCGGCGGTGCTGCTGGGATTGGAGCAGTTGCGAGCCTGGGTGATGCTGCTGGCGCTGTCAGGCATTGAAGACAAACCGAAGGCGCTGATTGTGATCGCGCTGATTCGCGCGCGCATGTGCGAGCAGATTGCGGCGACCATCGAGCCTGAGAAACGCGACACCTATTTCACCATCGGTTTGTTTTCTACGCTGGATGCGTTTCTTGATCGCACTATCGAAGAAATACTCAGCAAGCTTCCGCTGTCCGCCATGGTGCTGGACGCTTTGCTCCGAGGTGAGGGTAGGGCCGGGCTGGCTCTGAGAACAGTGCGTTTATACGAGCGCTGCGACATGCAGAACATTCCCTGGGCGCAGTTGGAAGAGCTGGGCTTGAACGGCCCCGCCATTAGCAAGCTCTACCGCGACAGCATCGTATGGGCGGACGAACGCTCCAGTCTGAAGTCCTAG
- a CDS encoding S8 family serine peptidase: MRKYLCSAGVALFPCLLSLSSGAWAASEAPPVKAVLVKYKSEALARGFTRAAPLAGVRAADPVTRDGALVRYDLNGMTPEAAVAHFAADPAVAYAEPDYPLRMDASPNDPDLEKQWALFNVDDRGNDVRALDAWNLQTGDSHVLLGMIDSGVDYRHEDLQDNLWINPREIPNNGRDDDGNGYVDDIYGVNVVNRSGDPMDANKHGTHVAGIMAAVGNNGLGGVGVNWRGSLVTCAFIDEDGFGYTSDAIACMDYMVDLKGRGEALAAINNSWGGGAPGQAMEEAVRRVEAAGVLMVFSAGNDGRNNDHYGHFPSNYDNPAIVAVASTDREGELSGFSNYGLEKVHIAAPGSDIYSTLPNHAYGSLSGTSMAAPMITGTLGLMAAHNPELDAQALKQALLDGADRIAALQGKIPDGRRLNLEKALLAADDRPGFRIAPETDVVDIPQGEMRSLTARLQPLFDWRGMADLSVSQPQAGVYVQLPRALQANESGDLTFSVGAETPVGRYFVELKGVESDKGSQPFKSAKRITVNVLPQGTRDFDYANGEATPIPDHHSRGLWSPMLVNENLNLWDAAVSLDISHPWRGDLQVNLLSPDGQSFRLRERGGLTEDDLVRSYRLPQMRNIPSQGLWFLQVIDASPFQEGVLNHWEMRLRGQPQDGAQLHELTLSTGDVTLPKGEITEITLPQHAVGKIKGVAVDLAISGAWLGEYTVTLTSPAGTEYVLHDKNGSFNDYDLQLADHFITDFHDENAAGAWKIQVARIGLDDKALLRHGAIKLYIAPD; encoded by the coding sequence ATGCGTAAATATCTTTGCAGCGCCGGGGTGGCGCTGTTTCCCTGTTTATTGTCGCTGTCATCCGGGGCCTGGGCGGCGTCGGAAGCGCCACCAGTGAAGGCGGTGCTGGTGAAATACAAAAGCGAGGCCCTTGCGCGCGGCTTCACTCGCGCAGCGCCGCTGGCGGGCGTCAGAGCAGCTGATCCGGTTACCCGGGATGGCGCTTTGGTGCGTTACGACCTTAACGGCATGACGCCGGAGGCGGCGGTGGCGCATTTCGCCGCCGATCCGGCAGTGGCTTACGCGGAGCCGGATTATCCTTTGCGTATGGACGCAAGCCCGAATGACCCTGATCTGGAAAAACAATGGGCGTTATTCAACGTGGATGATCGCGGCAACGACGTTCGCGCTCTGGACGCCTGGAACCTGCAAACCGGCGACTCCCATGTATTGCTGGGCATGATCGACAGCGGCGTGGATTATCGTCACGAAGACTTGCAGGACAACCTGTGGATCAACCCCCGCGAAATTCCCAACAATGGCCGCGATGACGATGGCAATGGCTACGTGGACGACATCTACGGCGTCAATGTGGTGAACCGCTCTGGCGATCCGATGGACGCCAATAAGCACGGCACCCATGTCGCGGGCATCATGGCTGCAGTGGGAAACAACGGGCTGGGCGGCGTCGGCGTCAACTGGCGCGGGAGTCTGGTCACCTGCGCATTCATTGATGAGGATGGATTCGGTTACACCTCCGACGCCATCGCCTGCATGGATTATATGGTGGACCTCAAGGGTCGCGGCGAAGCGCTGGCGGCCATCAATAACAGCTGGGGCGGCGGCGCGCCGGGACAGGCGATGGAGGAAGCCGTTCGCCGGGTGGAGGCCGCAGGCGTACTGATGGTGTTCTCCGCCGGCAACGACGGACGCAACAATGATCACTACGGGCACTTTCCCTCCAACTACGACAATCCCGCCATCGTCGCCGTGGCCAGCACGGATCGGGAAGGGGAGTTGTCCGGCTTTTCCAATTACGGGCTGGAGAAAGTGCATATCGCGGCGCCGGGCTCGGATATCTATTCTACCTTGCCCAATCACGCATACGGCTCCCTCAGCGGCACGTCTATGGCGGCGCCGATGATTACCGGAACCCTGGGGTTGATGGCGGCGCATAACCCGGAGCTGGACGCTCAAGCGCTTAAACAGGCGTTGCTGGATGGCGCCGACCGGATTGCGGCGCTGCAAGGCAAGATTCCCGATGGACGCCGACTAAATCTGGAAAAAGCCCTGCTGGCGGCGGATGATCGACCGGGCTTTCGCATCGCGCCGGAAACGGACGTGGTGGATATTCCCCAGGGCGAGATGCGTTCGCTGACCGCGCGGTTGCAGCCTTTGTTCGACTGGCGCGGAATGGCGGACCTGTCCGTCTCGCAGCCTCAGGCTGGCGTCTATGTGCAGCTTCCCCGCGCCTTGCAAGCCAACGAAAGCGGCGATCTGACCTTTAGCGTCGGCGCGGAGACGCCGGTGGGACGTTATTTCGTTGAACTCAAAGGCGTGGAAAGCGACAAGGGGAGCCAGCCCTTCAAAAGCGCCAAGCGCATCACCGTCAATGTGCTGCCGCAAGGAACGCGGGACTTTGATTACGCCAACGGCGAAGCGACGCCGATTCCGGACCATCATTCCCGTGGATTGTGGAGCCCGATGCTGGTGAATGAAAACCTGAACCTGTGGGACGCCGCAGTGAGTCTGGATATCTCTCATCCCTGGCGCGGCGACTTGCAGGTCAATCTGCTGTCGCCGGATGGACAGAGCTTTCGTTTGCGGGAGCGGGGCGGTCTGACGGAAGACGACCTTGTGCGCTCATACCGCTTGCCGCAAATGCGTAATATTCCCTCGCAGGGGCTGTGGTTTCTGCAGGTGATCGACGCCTCGCCGTTTCAGGAAGGCGTGCTCAATCATTGGGAAATGCGCTTGCGCGGTCAGCCGCAGGATGGGGCGCAGTTGCATGAGCTGACGTTGAGCACGGGAGACGTCACCCTTCCCAAAGGCGAGATCACGGAAATCACGCTGCCACAGCATGCGGTGGGCAAAATCAAAGGCGTTGCGGTGGATCTCGCCATCAGCGGCGCCTGGCTGGGCGAATACACCGTCACTCTGACATCGCCGGCGGGTACGGAATACGTGCTCCACGACAAAAACGGCAGCTTCAACGACTACGACCTGCAACTGGCGGATCATTTCATTACGGATTTCCATGACGAAAACGCCGCCGGCGCCTGGAAAATTCAGGTGGCGCGCATTGGCTTGGACGACAAAGCGCTGCTGCGCCATGGCGCCATCAAGCTCTATATCGCGCCTGACTGA
- a CDS encoding DUF962 domain-containing protein, with amino-acid sequence MKTLSEHLTQYAAYHRDRRNIATHFIGIPMIVLSIATLLSRPGFELFGVGITPATVVVIASLVFYLLLDVAFAILMAVLYGFALWGGAALAAQSQAVWLSAGIGLFVVGWVFQFVGHYYEGRKPAFVDDLTGLIIGPLFVAAEACFYFGLRREVLLTIEEKVGPTLIRDMNATHTDRKRLHES; translated from the coding sequence ATGAAGACACTGTCCGAGCACTTGACTCAGTATGCGGCTTATCATCGTGATCGCCGCAATATCGCCACCCACTTTATCGGCATTCCCATGATTGTGCTGTCCATTGCGACGCTGCTGTCACGACCGGGCTTTGAGCTGTTCGGCGTCGGGATCACACCTGCGACGGTCGTGGTGATCGCCTCTCTGGTTTTCTATTTGTTGCTGGACGTCGCCTTCGCGATTTTGATGGCGGTCCTGTATGGATTCGCGCTGTGGGGCGGAGCGGCGCTGGCTGCGCAGTCACAAGCTGTGTGGTTGAGTGCGGGAATTGGTTTATTTGTCGTGGGCTGGGTGTTTCAGTTCGTTGGTCATTACTATGAAGGGCGCAAACCCGCGTTTGTGGACGATCTGACTGGTTTGATCATCGGACCGCTTTTCGTCGCGGCGGAAGCCTGTTTCTACTTCGGTTTGCGGCGGGAAGTTCTGCTCACTATCGAAGAAAAAGTCGGACCGACGCTAATACGCGACATGAATGCGACCCATACCGACCGCAAGCGTTTGCATGAATCTTGA